TCCATCGCAGTACACAACAAGTTCCTTCAGAACGTTTGAGTTCGGACACATTTTCTTTATGTCCTCCACAATCCTCTGTCTTCCTCCACCTCCGTGGCTGATGAATGGGGCGATTTTCTTTCCGGAGAGGCTGTATTGGGAAAGGAACGTGGCAACAGGTGGTGCTATAGTTCCCCACCAGTTTGGTGTTCCAAGAAAAATGAGATCGTATCTTTCAAGAGACTCGATATTTGTTTTCAAAGGAGGTTTGTAGCCTGTTCTTATCTCCCTTTTTGCTTGCTCAACAGTCTCTCTATAAGATGCAGGATAAGAATTCTCCGGTATCAGTTCGGCGATGTCTCCTCCTGTCAGTTCTTGAATCAGCATTGCTATTTTGCGTGCGTTGCCGGACCAGGAGTAGAAAACAATGAGTGGTTTCACGGTCGATCGCCCCCTTGGTTCATGCTCATTGTAC
This genomic interval from Thermotoga sp. contains the following:
- a CDS encoding flavodoxin — translated: MKPLIVFYSWSGNARKIAMLIQELTGGDIAELIPENSYPASYRETVEQAKREIRTGYKPPLKTNIESLERYDLIFLGTPNWWGTIAPPVATFLSQYSLSGKKIAPFISHGGGGRQRIVEDIKKMCPNSNVLKELVVYCDGGKDLKETVSRWIEEVLESN